The window TCGCCAGCATGGGCTACCTGCTCAAGTCCCAGCACGTGGTGGCGCCGCACGAATCCGTGGCCATCTCGGATGTGAAGAACGAGGCACGCCTGCCTGATCTGAAATAAGAAAGTCGCACCCGACCGTCCTCCGTACCCCGTGCCATCCGGCCACGGGGTGACGGTCGTAAAGCGATACGACAGAGGGCACGGAACCGTCGTGCGGCGCAGGCCGGGCATCCCGCGGGGGGTGGCCGGCGGTGACCCGGCCCGGGAGGAAGTAGCGTGACCATGATCATCCAGGAGCGCGGCACCCCCGCGCCGGGCGACCCACGCCTGAGCCATGACGACCCCCTGCTCGACGGCCTGCTGATCCTCTGCCGCCTGCACGGCTGCACGGTCAGCCGCAACAGCCTGTCGGCCGGCCTACCCTTGCCCGACCAGCTCCTGTCCGCCAGCCTGCTGCCCCGCGCGGCCGCCCGCGCCGGGCTGCAGGGACGCCTGCTGCGCCGCGATCTGAAGAGCATCTCCAACCTCAATCTGCCGGTGCTGCTGCTGCTCAACGACGGCCGCAGCGCGGTGCTGCGCCAATGGCGCGACGACGGCCAGGCATTGATCCTGCCGTGCGAGACCGAAGGCGGCGAGCAGTCCGTCAGCGCCGACGAACTGGCCGCCCAGTACAGCGGCCAGGCCCTGTTCGCCCGCCCACGCCACGAACTGGAAGCTGCGCGAAAACCGCTGGTGCCACGGGTGGAAGCCTGGTTCCGCGACACCCTCGGGCTGTCGCGCTGGCTGTATACCGACGCGCTGGTGGCCAGCCTGCTGATCAACCTGCTGGGCATGCTGGTACCGCTATTCGTCATGCAGACTTACGACCGCGTGGTGCCCAACCAGGCGCTCTCGACACTCTGGGTACTGGCCGCCGGCCTTCTGCTGGGAACGCTGTTCGAACTGCTGCTGCGGGTACTGCGCTCCAACCTGCTGGACATGGCCGGCAAGAAGACCGACGTGGTGCTGTCGGCGACCCTGTTCGAACGCATCACCGGCATGTCGATGGTCGCCAAGCCGGAAACCGTCGGCGGCTTCGCCCAGAGCATCCACGACTTCCAGGGCCTGCGCGAATTCCTTACCGCCCTGACCCTGACCAGCCTGATCGACCTGCCCTTCTCCCTCCTGATGATTCTGGTCATCGGCCTGCTCGGTGGCTGGCTCATCGCGATCCCGCTGCTGGCCTTCCCGATCACCATCGTCTTCGCCCTGATCATCCAGAGCCGCCTGCGCGACACGGTGCAGAAGAGCCTGACCCTGGGCGCCGAGCGCCAGGCGCTGCTGATCGAAACCCTGGGCGGCCTGGAAACCCTCAAGGCCTGCGGCGCCGAGAGTGAGCGCCAATACCGCTGGGAAAGCACCCACGGCGCCCTAGCCCGCCTGGACAATCACGCCCGCTTCCTCTCCGCGCTGGCCACCAACGGCACCCTGTTCCTGCAGCAGTTCGCCGGCATGGCGATGATCTGCGCCGGGGTCTACAGCATCCTCGACGGCAACCTCAGCGTCGGCGCGCTGGTCGCCAGCTACATGCTCAACAGCCGGGTGCTCGCTCCGCTCGGCCAGATCGCCGGGCTGATCACCCGTTACCAGCAGGCTCGCCTGACCATGACCAGCACCGACGCGCTGATGGCCCTGCCGCAGGAGCGCCAGCCGCGCCAGCGTCCGCTGGAACGGACGCAACTGCACGGTGCCCTGGAAGTCCGCCAGCTCAGCTTCAGCTACCAGGGCCAGAACACCCCGGCGCTGAACCACATCAGCCTGCGCCTGGCCCCCGGCGAGAAGGTCGGCATCATCGGCAAGAGCGGCTCCGGCAAGAGCACCTTCGGCCGGCTGCTGATGGGTTTCTACCAGCCCGACGAAGGACAGATCCTGCTCGACGGCCTGGACCTGCGGCAGATCGACGTCTCTGACCTGCGCCAGCAGATCGGTTACGTCGCCCATGACCTGCCCCTGCTGGCCGGCAGCCTGCGCGACAATCTGACCCTCGGCGCGCGCTACATCAGCGACGCGCGGATGCTGGAAGTGGCCGAGCTGAGCGGCGTCAGCGAGCTGGCCCGGCAGCACCCGCTGGGCTTCGACCGTCCGGTGGGCGAGCGCGGCCAACTGCTCTCCGGAGGCCAGCGCCAGGCCGTGCTGATGGCCCGCGCGCTGCTGCTCGACCCACCGATCCTGCTGCTCGACGAACCCACCAGCGCCATGGACAACAGCAGCGAGGAAATCCTGCGCAAGCGCCTGCACGAAGCCTGCCGCGACAAGACCCTGCTGCTGGTCACCCACCGCACCTCGATGCTCAGCCTGGTCGACCGCCTGCTGGTGCTCGACAGCGGCCGCATCGTCGCCGACGGCCCGAAAGACGCGGTCATCGAAGCATTGCGCAAGGGCCATGTCGGCCCGGCAGCGGGGTAATCGCCATGCAGTTCTCCCAATCGATCCGCGACTACCTGGGCGGCAACGGCGCCCGCGACACCGAGTTCATGCCGGAGGTTCAGGGCACCCTGCTGGAAGACTCGCCCAACGCCACCCGCATCACCCTCTGGGCGGCATTCGCCTTGCTGGTGGTAGCCATCGTCTGGGCCTACTTCGCCAACATCGAGGAAGTGACCAAGGGCGAAGGCAAGGCCATCCCCTCCTCCAAGGTGCAGACCATCCAGAACCTGGAAGGCGGCATCGTCTCGGAGATCTTCGTCCGCGAAGGCCAGGTGGTGGAGAAGAACCAGCCGCTGCTGCGGCTGGACGACACCCGCTTCGCCTCCAACAAGGGCGAGACCGAGGCCGACCGCAACTCCCTGGAAGCCCGCGTGGAACGTTTGAGCGCGGAGGCCGAAGGCCGCGAGCCGGTGTTCACCGATGCATTGAAGAAAGACGCGCCGCAGGTGGTGGAAGACCAGATGGCCCTCTACCAGACCCGCCAGCAGCGGCAGAGCAGCGAGCAGAACATCCTCCAGGAACAGCTGCGGCAGAAGAACCAGGAACTCCAGGAGTTCCGTGCCAAGGTGCAGCAATACCGCTCCAGCCTCGGCCTGGTGCAGCAGGAGATCAACATGTCCGAGCCGCTGGTGAAGAGCGGCGCGGTCTCCCCGGTGGAACTGCTGCGCCTGCGCCGCAGCGCGGTGGAGATCAGCGGCGACCTCAACGCCACCAGCCTGGCCATCCCGCGCGCCGAGGCGGCGGTGAATGAAATCCAGCGCAAGATCGAGGAATCGAAACTGGGCTTTCGCAGCGACGCGCTGAAGGAGCTCAACGAGGTCCGCACCGACTTCAACAAACTCACCGCCACCAGCCGCGCCATCGATGACAAGGTCAACCGCACCCTGGTGGTCTCACCCATGCGCGGCATCGTCAAGCAACTCAAGGTCAACACCATCGGCGGCGTGGTGCAACCGGGCAGCGACATGGTGGAAATCGTCCCGCTGGAGGACAACCTGCTGGTGGAGGCGCGGGTGCGCCCGCAGGACATCGCCTTCCTCCACCCCGGCCAGCCGGCGACCGTGAAGTTCACCGCCTACGACTACACCATCTACGGCGGGCTCAAGGCCAAGCTGGAACTGATCAGCGCCGACACCATCACCGACGACAAGGGCAACAGCTTCTATCTGATCCAGGTACGCACCGACAAGAACCACCTGGGCACCGACGCCAAGCCACTGCTGATCATCCCCGGCATGGTGGCGACGGTGGACATCATCACGGGCGAGAAGAGCGTGCTGGATTACATCCTCAAGCCGGTGCTGAAAGCGCGTTGGGAGGCGTTGCGGGAGCGGTGAGTTTGTCCAGGGACTTCAGAGCTGGGGCTTACCCTCTCCCCAGCCCTCTCCCTGAAGGGAGAAGGAGCTATTCGTGCCGGCTGGAAGAATGATGCTCCCTCCACCCAAAGCGTCCGGCGAGCTATGTGGAATCACCTCACTCCGAACGGTCCCCTCTCCCTTCAGGGAGAGGGTTAGGGAGAGGGGCTCTTCAGTTCTTCCCCCTCACTCCGCCGCCCCCCGCCAATGCGCCCCCGGCCCCTCCTCCGCCAACCGGTCACCCGGATTGCGCAGCGGGCACGCCTCCATCGACAGACATCCGCAACCAATGCAGCCATCGAGCTGATCGCGCAGCAACAGCAGCTTCTCGATCCGCTCGTTCAGATCATCCCGCCAGCGCGCCGATAGCCGCGCCCAGTCCGCCGCCGTCGGGTTGTGCCCGCGAGGCAACGAGGCCAGCGCCTCGGCAATCTCGCCCAGCGGGATGCCAACTCTTTGCGCGACCTTGATCACCGCCACCCGCCGCAGCGTATCGCGCGAATAACGGCGCTGGTTGCCAGCATTGCGCGTGCTGGCGATCAGCCCCTTGGCTTCGTAGAAGTGCAGCGCCGACACGGCCACGCCAGCGCGTTTGGCCAGCTCGCCGACGCTCAGGTCGCGGTGCATCGAACAGGGAGACGATTTCTTCATGGGCTATTGACCTCAACTTAAGTTGAGGTTTTACCCTCGCCTGGCATTCGGTTCAAGACAGGAGCCAAGAACCATGACCCAGCCCAGCCCGATCCACACCTGCGTCGACACCCCGCACTTCGTCCTGCAGATCGAGATTGGCGTGACGCCACAGCAGCGCGCGCACATCGCCGCGAAACTGGGTGATTACCTGGAACACCTGCAGCAGCTGTTCCACCTGCGCCCCGGCTACCTCGCCAGCGAACTGCACGCCGAAGGCGAGCCGCAGCGCCTGGTCGGCCGCCTGCACTGGCGCCGCCGGGAAGACTGGGAAGCCGCCTGGGATTGCCGCAGCACCGCCAGCGACCTGTTCGCCGACAGCCTGCTCAGGCTTGGCGCGCGGAGCATCAGTTTCGGCAGTGGTGACACCGGAGCATGAACGCCACGTAGGGTGTACAACCGTTCGCGGTTGTACACCGATACACCGCTCTCCATCGCCATCGCCGAACCCAGAGTGCGCAGGGACCATAGTCAATCGGCGTATAACGCGGAGCGCTATACGCCCTGCGCCCGCAGGATTCGCGTTTTGTAGGAGCGAGTTTGCTCGCGAACCCGGTGGACGTCAGTGCCGCCGGAGAATCCATTCGCGAGCAAGGACTAATTCGTAGGATGGGTGGAGCGAAGCGATGCCCATCCTACGAGAACAGAGCGTCCGGCAGGCTCATGTGCAGCAGCGGAAACGGCCGCCCTTCACCGTCGGTGGGCGAGCGCCCGGTCTGGACGAAGCCGTAGTGCAGGTAAAACCCCACCGCCTGCGGGTTCTGCTCGTTGACGTCGACGCTCAACGAATCGCGCGACTCACGCACGAAGTCGAGCAACCGGGTACCGATGCCCTGTCCGCGCATCTCGGGGTCGATGAAGAGCATTTCCACATGGCGCTCGTTGAGCCCGATGAAACCCAGTGGATGATCGTCGTTATCCACCGCCACCCAGACCTCGACGGCGGGCAGATACAGGTCGCGGACCTGCGGCAGCAGCGCGTCGATATCAGACGCCTGGAGGAAGTGATGGGTAGCGCGCACGGAGCGCAGCCAGATGTCGAGCAGGCGCGGATTGTCCGCGGCGATGCGTTGGCGAATGAGCATGAAATCATCCTGATTCAGCTGATCAAAAAGGAATGGCACGCCAGCGAAAGGCGACCGTTGAAGCGTCGGCAGCATGAATGACCGCTTCGCGAATCAACGCCTGGGCGGTACACGGCAGAGGCAGCCGGGAAGGAAGGGAAGTCGATCCTAGCCAGCCCCGCCCGGCAGGTAAAGCCCTCACTCGCGATGCCAGCGCCAACCGTCGTTCATGCACGCCAGACGCGCCTCCAGCTCCAGCCGGTCCAGGAATGCCTCGTCGTGGGACACCACCAGCAGCGCGCCCCGGTATTGCCGCAGCAGAGTCTCCAGCGCCTCACGGGACGGCAGGTCGAGGTGGTTGTCAGGCTCGTCCAGCAGGAGCAGTTGCGCCGGTTGCTCCGCGTAGATCTCGCAGGCCAATGCCGCCTTCAACCGCTCGCCGCCGCTAAGCAGCCCGCAGGGCTGATCGACCCGCGCCGCCGACAGGCCCAACTGCGCCAGCCGGGTGCGCAACACGGACTGATCCAGCGCCCGGTTGCGCGCCTGCAACTGCTCCAGCACCGAGCGCCCGGGCAAGAGCGCAGCCAGATGCTGGTCCAGGTAGGCGCTGCGTACCTTCAGCTCGCACGAACCGGAAGCGGGGTCCAATTCGCCGGCGATGACCTTGAGCAACGTCGACTTGCCGCTGCCATTGTTTCCGATCACCGCCACACGGCGCGGTCCCGTCAGTTGCAGATCGAGCGGCGCGGCATTGCCGAACGGCAAGCGCAACGCCTCCAGCGAAAGTACGCCGCGCTGTTCGGGCAGTTCGCAGTCCGGCGCGTTGAGCGTCACTCCATCCTCCTCGCGCAACTGGCCGAACGCCTCTCGCACTTCACGCGCCAACTGCTCGCGACGATCGCCGTGCTGGGTGCTCAGGCGGGCGATGCTGGCCTGGCTGCGCTCCTTCTGCCGATCGACGAGGATCTTTGCCTGGTTGGCTTCGCGCGCATCCTTCCGCCCTTTCGCCTGGCGATGCTCCTGGCGCTCGCGCTGCTCCTGCATGGCCCGTTGCTGGCGGTCGCGCTCCAGCTTGCGACGCTGCAATTCGCGCTGGGCATGGTCCTGTTCCTGCTGGCGGACCTCCCGATAAAAGCCGTAGCCGCCGGCATAGCTGCGCAATCCGGTGGAAGACAGTTCGACGATCCGCGGCAGATCGTCCAGCAGCAGGCGGTCATGGCTGACCAGGATCAGCCCGCCACGCCAGCGCTGCACTTGCTCACGTAGCGCTTCACGCCCGGCGCGGTCGAGGTGGTTGCTCGGCTCGTCGAGAATCAGCCAGTCTGCCTCGCTGAGCCAGGCACCGAGCAGCGCCACTCGCGTGCACTCGCCACCGCTCAAGTGTGCGGCTGGCGTGTCGGGCGCCAGGTGCCCGAGCCCGCTGGCGGCCAGCTCAGCCTCCAGGCGTGCATGGATATCCCAGTGACCGTCGAGGCGTTCGAAGTCGGCGGGATCGACGCCGCCCGCCTCGATCCGCGCCAGCGCATCCAGCAGCGGCTGCACCCCGGCGAGGTCCGCCACGCTGCGAAACGCCTGCGGCTCGACGCGCTGCGGCAGGTAGTGCACCAGCCCGGAACTCAGGCAAAGCCCGGCACTGGGCTGCAGCTTTCCGGCCATGATCCGCGCCAGCACGGACTTGCCCACGCCATTGCGCCCGACCAGTGCGGTGCGACGGTCGTCGAAGGTTTCGTTGAGATCGCTCAGCAGCGCTTCGCCGCTGGGCAGGTGGAAAAAGACGCCTTGCAGCGCCAGGGTGAAGGGGCTCGTCATATGCCATCCAGATTGATGCCGGAAATCCCCCAGGCGAAACCTGGGACGGAAACGGGCCGTGAAACCACGGCGGCATCAATTGCGCATCGGACGAACACCTCGCGAGGGGGAATGAGGGGCGCAGTATAACGAGTCGACCGCAGCAAGCGAATCCGCCGGCCGGCCCGGCACATGCTTTTCGTAGGAGCGAGCTTGCTCGCGAACCAACCCAGCGCCGGCGTGGCCGGAGGATCTGTTCGCGAGCAAGCTCGCTCCTACAGAAGAACGCTCAGGAGGAAGATCGCGGCCCATGATTGCGCTGGAAGGTCTCCTCCCCCATCGCGGCGATCTGTCCGTCGATCAGGGTCTCGAACGGCCGCAGCAGCTCCGTGTGGGACTGCGGCGCATCCAGCGCGTCGAGGGCATGCACCACTGCCTCGATGGTCGACAGCGCACCTTCGGCCGGCGCCTTGCGCAGGCGGTAGCGGGAGCTCAGCCCGTCGGGCAGTACCACACGGGGCAGCGCCGCGAGATTGGGATTGAGATGCAGCAGCTTGCGCGCCTTGCGCCAGGTGCCATCGGGCACTACCAGCAGGCGCGGCTTATCCACAGGGCGCGCCGCCAGATCGGCCAACGCGACAGCGGACTCACCGGGGAACAGCAGCCACGCATCCCAGGCCGACAGGTCGAGACCACTGAAATCCTCGCCCACCAGCAGCTCCGCATTGGCCAGCCCTAGGACTGCCAGTCGCGCGGTATTCAGCGCATGGCCGACTTCGCTCGGGTGCTGCAGCAGCAACACGCGGGTGCGGTTGTCCAGGTGCGGGATCAGCGCGCACAGGCAATGCGTCAGCGGGCGCTCGCAGCGCGGACAACGGGCGCGGCTCATGGCGTGTTCGGCTGCGTCCGCAGCAGGTCGCGGAAGTTCTGGATCAGCGGCTCGCGGGAACGGCCACGGCGCAGGATCAGGGAGAACGGCGCCTGGTAGCCGAAGGTCGCCGGCAGCAGCGCGCGCAGCCGGCCCTGCTCCACCCAGGGGTGGGCGTAATGCTCGGGCAGGTAGCCGATGTAGCCGCCGGAGAGAATCAGGATCAGCTGCGCCTCCATACTCTCCACAGTGCCGGCGCTGTGCTTGAAGCCGTGCCGCGCCAGTTCCGCCTGGCTCCAGTAGCCACGGCCGACCATGCGCTGCTGGGTGATCAGTTCAGCGGGAATGCGCCGGCCGTCGAACAGCGGATGACGGTCGCTGCAGTACAGCCAGTGCTGCTCTCTATAGAGCGGCTGGTAGACCAGACCGTTCATGCGGCTGAAGAAGGAACCGATGGCCAGGTCCAGGCGGTTGTCCAGCACCGCCAGCTGCAGCTCGTAAGGGCTCTGTACCTGCAGGTGCAGATGCACCGCCGGGTGCAGGCTGCTGAAGGCGCCGATCACTTCGGCCAGCGGCAGCGCCGGGTCGCTTACCGTGGAGTCCAGAACGCCGAGGTTGAGGGTGCCACGCAGCTCGCCCTTCAGGGTGGCGGCATAGCGCTCGAAGCCTTCCAGTTCGCCGAGGATGCGCAGGGTTTCCTGGTAGAACAGCTCGCCTTTGCTGGTCAGCCCGAATCCCCCGCGGCCGCGGTGGCAGAGCACGATGCCCAGCTGATTCTCCAGTTGGCTCATGTAGGTGCTGATCGCCGAGGTCGACAGGTTCAGCTCCTGCTGGGCGGCGGCGAAACCCTGGCTGCGCACTACGCAGGCGAAGATTCGCAGCAGCTTGACGTCAGGCAATGCGCTGGCGCTCATGACGACTCCGTAAAACGGCGGCAAAGCCGCTCTAGTTCAGTACTTTCTGCACCAGTGAAACGAACGATAGAAAGCTGCCTATCGATCCGCAGGTCACGCCCCATGCGCCCGGCAAGCAGGCCCCTGCGACGCGGTGGCGCAGTCTAGCGCCCAGGGAAAGTTTAGAAAACTCTGAACTGATTATTTGTAGCCAGAGATTTTTCTCACTACCCAACCTGATGAGAATCCGACCTCAGTATCAACAAGCCTGTTTCCACGAAGACAGCGATCAGCCTGAGGCCCTCCCCATGGACAAGAAACTTCACCAGCCCCTGGGCGGTAACGAAATGCCGCGTTTCGGCGGCATCGCCACCATGATGCGCCTGCCGCACATCCAGTCCCCCGAAGAGCTCAACAAGCTCGACGCCGCCTTCGTCGGCGTGCCGCTGGATATCGGCACCTCCCTGCGCTCCGGCACTCGTTTCGGGCCGCGCGAAATCCGCGCCGAGTCGGTGATGATCCGTCCGTACAACATGGCCACCGGCGCTGCGCCGTTCGACTCGCTGAACATCGCCGACATCGGTGACGTGGCGATCAACACCTTCAACCTGCTGGAAGCCGTGCGCATCATCGAGGAAGCCTACGATGGCATCCTCGACCACGGCATCATCCCGCTGACCCTGGGTGGCGACCACACCATCACCCTGCCGATCCTGCGTGCCATCCACAAGAAGCACGGCAAGGTCGGCCTGGTGCACATCGACGCCCACGCGGACGTCAACGATCACATGTTCGGCGAGAAGATCGCCCACGGCACTACCTTCCGCCGCGCGGTGGAAGAAGGCCTGCTCGACTGCGACCGCGTGGTGCAGATCGGCCTGCGCGCCCAGGGCTATACCGCCGAAGACTTCAACTGGAGCCGCAAGCAGGGCTTCCGCGTGGTGCAGGCCGAAGAGTGCTGGCACAAGTCGCTGGCTCCGCTGATGGCCGAAGTGCGCGAGAAAGTCGGCGGCGGCCCGGTCTACCTGTCCTTCGACATCGATGGCATCGACCCGGCCTGGGCGCCCGGCACCGGCACCCCGGAAATCGGCGGCCTGACCACCATCCAGGCAATGGAAATCGTGCGTGGCTGCCAGGGCCTGGACATCATCGGTTGCGACCTGGTGGAAGTCTCCCCGCCCTACGACACCACCGGCAATACCTCGCTGCTCGGCGCCAACCTGCTGTACGAAATGCTCTGCATCCTCCCGGGCGTAGAGCGCCGCTAAGCGCGCGAGCAAACACATGAATAACGATGCCTGCGTAGCACAGGTGTTGGAGGCTGCCCGCGATCTCGTGGCAGCCTTCGCGCGCACCGACACCGAGGCCTACTTCGCGGCCTTCAGCGAAGACGCCAGCTTCATCTTCCACACCTGGCCGCAGCCGCTGCTGTCGCGCGCGGCGTACCGCGAGGTGTGGGAAGGCTGGCTGCGTGACGACGGCTTCGAAGTCCTCGAATGCCAGTCCAGCAATACCTTTGTCAGCCTGCAGGGCGAAGATGTGGCCGTGTTCTGCCACGACGTCGCCACGCGGTTGCGCATCCAGGGAGAGGAGAGCCTGAACCACGAACGGGAGACCATCGTCTTCCGCCGTGATCCGAAACAGGGCCGCTGGCTGGCCACGCACGAGCACCTGTCACCGTCTCCGACGCCATAAAGACAGGGCATCCCGGGAGGAAGTCATGGATAACAAGAACAACGCACACGCCATCACAACGATCGAGACATTCGGGGTCGAACAGATCCCGGATCACGAACGTAACGCTACGCCCACCGATCTGTTCCGCATGATCTTCGGTGGCGCCAACACCTTCGCCACCGCCGTGCTCGGCAGCTTCCCGGTTCTGTTCGGGCTGTCGTTCCAGGCCGGCGTCTGGGCCATCGTCCTCGGCGTGCTGGTCGGTTCGATCATTCTCGCGCCCATGGGCCTGTTCGGCCCGCTCAACGGCACCAACAACGCGGTCTCCTCGGGCGCCCACTTCGGCGTGCACGGGCGGATCGTCGGCTCGTTCCTGTCGCTGCTCACCGCCGTCGCCTTCTTCTCTCTCTCCGTATGGAGTTCGGGCGATGCGCTGATCGGCGGCGCCAAGCGCCTGTTCGACCTGCCGGAAACCGACCTGACCCTGGGCCTGGCTTACGGCCTGTTCGCCGTGCTGGTGCTGGTCGTGTGCATCTACGGCTTCCGCTTCATGCTGCTGGTCAACAAGATCGCCGTATGGGCCGCCAGCCTGCTGTTCCTGCTCGGCCTGTTCGCCTTCTCCGGCCCCTTCGATGCCAGCTACGCCGGCACCGTGCAGATGGGCAGTGAAGGCTTCTGGGCCGCCTTCATCGGCGCCGCCCTGCTGGCCATGAGCAACCCGGTGTCCTTCGGTGCCTTCCTCGGCGACTGGGCGCGCTACATCCCGCGCGAAACCTCGCAGAAGCGCATCATGCTGGCAGTGATCTGCGCCCAGCTGGCCACCCTGATCCCGTTCCTGTTCGGCCTGGCCACCGCCACCATCGTCGCGGTCAACGCCCCGGACTACATCGCCCAGAACAACTACGTCGGCGGCCTGCTGGCGGTCTCGCCGAGCTGGTTCTTCCTGCCGGTGTGCCTGATTGCGGTGATCGGCGGCATGTCCACCGGCACCACCTCGCTGTACGGCACGGGCCTGGACATGTCCAGCGTGTTCCCGCGCCTGCTCAACCGCGTACAGGCCACCCTGCTGATCGGCGTGCTGTCCATCGCCTTCATCTTCATCGGCCGCTTCGCCGCCAACCTGGTGCAGAGCGTGTCCACCTTCGCCGTGCTGATCATCACCTGCACCAGCCCCTGGATGGTGATCATGATCCTCGGCCTGGTCATCCGCCGTGGCTTCTACCACGCCGACGACCTGCAGGTGTTCACCCGTGGCCAGCAAGGCGGCGCCTACTGGTTCCACAACGGCTGGAACTGGCGCGGCATGGGCGCATGGATCCCGAGCGCGGCCCTGGGCCTGTGCTTCGTCAACCTGCCGGGTCAGTTCGTAGGCCCCCTGGGCAACCTGGCCGGCGGCATCGACATCAGCCTGCCGGTCACCCTCGGCATGGCCGCCGTGCTCTACGTCGCCCTGCTGCGGACCTTCCCGGAAGCAGCGGGCGTGTATGGCCCCAAAGGCCCGCGCTGGGTCGGCAGCCATGATCGTCCGGTGCTGGACATCAGCGAACCAGCCGCCTGATCGACCGCCAGCCTGAGGCGGAGCAATACCCCTAAGCCCCATCGGACCGACCTCCGTCGGTCCGGTGAATCACCGTACGCCACAAGCGTGCGGCAACAATGACAATGCAAGTGTGAGGAGCCGATCATGGCCTTGGATATATTCGTTGTTCTGATCTATGCCGCCGGCATGTTGATCCTGGGCTGGTACGGCATGCGCCGCGCCAAGACCC of the Pseudomonas sp. PSE14 genome contains:
- a CDS encoding nuclear transport factor 2 family protein; this encodes MNNDACVAQVLEAARDLVAAFARTDTEAYFAAFSEDASFIFHTWPQPLLSRAAYREVWEGWLRDDGFEVLECQSSNTFVSLQGEDVAVFCHDVATRLRIQGEESLNHERETIVFRRDPKQGRWLATHEHLSPSPTP
- a CDS encoding cytosine permease, which encodes MDNKNNAHAITTIETFGVEQIPDHERNATPTDLFRMIFGGANTFATAVLGSFPVLFGLSFQAGVWAIVLGVLVGSIILAPMGLFGPLNGTNNAVSSGAHFGVHGRIVGSFLSLLTAVAFFSLSVWSSGDALIGGAKRLFDLPETDLTLGLAYGLFAVLVLVVCIYGFRFMLLVNKIAVWAASLLFLLGLFAFSGPFDASYAGTVQMGSEGFWAAFIGAALLAMSNPVSFGAFLGDWARYIPRETSQKRIMLAVICAQLATLIPFLFGLATATIVAVNAPDYIAQNNYVGGLLAVSPSWFFLPVCLIAVIGGMSTGTTSLYGTGLDMSSVFPRLLNRVQATLLIGVLSIAFIFIGRFAANLVQSVSTFAVLIITCTSPWMVIMILGLVIRRGFYHADDLQVFTRGQQGGAYWFHNGWNWRGMGAWIPSAALGLCFVNLPGQFVGPLGNLAGGIDISLPVTLGMAAVLYVALLRTFPEAAGVYGPKGPRWVGSHDRPVLDISEPAA